A single genomic interval of Bradyrhizobium japonicum USDA 6 harbors:
- the motA gene encoding flagellar motor stator protein MotA, translating to MLSFVGIFITVAALLGGFAAMGGHLAVLMQPWEFVIIMGTAVGTFIVANPWKTVVDTGVACMQAITGAVPSERYYLDLLGALHALMRELRGKGRNEVEAHIDDPASSEIFKAFPSVLGDPPLLQFICDYVRLIIMGNARTHEIEALMDEEIHTIVKAKLAPYNSMVVVSEALPALGIVAAVLGVIKAMGALDQSPKLLGGFIGAALVGTFAGIFLSYGVLSPFALKIKMTREKRCRPYIIVKQTLLAFMNGAMPQIAVEHGRKMIASGERPSIDVVENETIAGPKAVVTEAEPKAARA from the coding sequence TTGCTCAGTTTCGTGGGGATTTTCATCACGGTAGCGGCACTGCTCGGCGGATTTGCCGCCATGGGCGGGCATCTGGCCGTGCTCATGCAGCCGTGGGAATTCGTGATCATCATGGGCACCGCGGTCGGCACCTTCATCGTCGCCAACCCCTGGAAAACCGTCGTTGATACCGGCGTGGCCTGCATGCAGGCCATCACCGGTGCGGTGCCAAGCGAGCGCTATTACCTCGATCTGCTCGGAGCGCTCCATGCCCTGATGCGGGAGCTGCGGGGCAAGGGCCGCAACGAGGTCGAGGCCCATATCGACGACCCGGCCTCCTCCGAGATCTTCAAGGCGTTCCCGAGCGTGCTCGGCGACCCGCCGTTGCTGCAGTTCATCTGCGACTATGTCCGCCTCATCATCATGGGCAATGCGCGCACGCACGAGATCGAAGCGCTGATGGACGAGGAGATCCACACCATCGTGAAGGCCAAGCTGGCGCCCTACAATTCGATGGTGGTCGTGTCCGAGGCGCTGCCGGCGCTCGGCATCGTCGCCGCCGTGCTCGGCGTCATCAAGGCCATGGGCGCGCTCGACCAGTCGCCGAAGCTCCTCGGCGGCTTCATCGGCGCGGCGCTCGTCGGCACCTTTGCCGGCATCTTCCTGTCCTACGGCGTCCTCTCGCCCTTCGCGCTGAAGATCAAGATGACGCGAGAGAAGCGCTGCCGGCCCTACATCATCGTCAAGCAGACGCTGCTGGCGTTCATGAACGGCGCCATGCCGCAGATCGCCGTCGAGCACGGGCGCAAGATGATCGCGAGCGGCGAACGGCCGTCGATCGACGTGGTCGAAAACGAGACGATTGCAGGTCCCAAGGCCGTCGTGACCGAGGCTGAACCGAAGGCTGCTCGCGCATGA
- a CDS encoding flagellar motor switch protein FliM, with amino-acid sequence MTMEDLDVDQRKQLPNYLLDAAGISIERMPMLNVIFDRMAASCTDSLQPMAGTPCYFSVNGITNDPLGDIIKDYEGNAVAAVLYAEQWDSRVIIMLDRDFVFTMVEAMFGSDGAEPPLDVERTFSNIEIRLVQALFERFAKALQGAFAGTSNVTFRVERVETAMASLAIGRASNMSICANMMVQALYRGGQMFLIIPHSALNPLRQKLATVVVSDGRAADPRWREQMESEVHRTEVTLSAVLDEKMISLEDVVQFKVGQVLELEATPRTLARLESNNQVLFWCQIGQLDGYYAMQVADPVDQKREFVDDILSR; translated from the coding sequence ATGACGATGGAAGACCTCGACGTCGATCAGCGGAAGCAGCTGCCGAACTACCTGCTGGACGCCGCCGGCATATCGATCGAACGCATGCCGATGCTCAATGTGATCTTCGATCGCATGGCGGCATCGTGCACCGACAGCCTGCAGCCGATGGCGGGAACGCCGTGCTATTTCTCCGTCAACGGCATCACCAACGACCCGCTCGGCGATATCATCAAGGACTACGAGGGCAACGCGGTCGCCGCCGTGCTCTATGCCGAGCAGTGGGACTCGCGCGTCATCATCATGCTGGATCGCGACTTCGTGTTCACCATGGTCGAGGCGATGTTCGGCTCCGACGGCGCCGAACCGCCGCTCGACGTCGAACGCACCTTCTCGAACATCGAGATCCGGCTGGTCCAGGCACTGTTTGAGCGGTTCGCCAAGGCGCTGCAGGGCGCCTTCGCCGGCACCTCCAATGTCACCTTCCGTGTCGAGCGAGTCGAGACGGCGATGGCGTCGCTCGCGATTGGGCGCGCCAGCAACATGTCGATCTGCGCGAACATGATGGTGCAGGCGCTCTATCGCGGCGGCCAGATGTTCCTGATCATTCCGCACTCCGCGCTCAATCCGCTCAGGCAGAAGCTCGCAACCGTCGTCGTCAGCGACGGCCGCGCGGCTGATCCGCGCTGGCGCGAGCAGATGGAGAGCGAGGTTCACCGCACCGAAGTGACGCTGAGCGCGGTGCTCGACGAGAAGATGATTTCCCTCGAGGATGTCGTGCAATTCAAGGTAGGCCAGGTGCTCGAGCTCGAAGCCACGCCGCGCACGCTGGCCCGGCTCGAGAGCAACAACCAGGTGCTGTTCTGGTGTCAGATCGGCCAGCTCGATGGCTATTACGCCATGCAGGTGGCCGATCCCGTCGATCAGAAGCGGGAGTTCGTCGATGATATCCTATCTCGTTGA